The following are encoded in a window of Roseimaritima ulvae genomic DNA:
- a CDS encoding phytoene desaturase family protein: MPRDFLKGAQDEYDVVVIGSGLGGMTAANILGRAGHRVLLLEQHYKLGGLATWFRRPGGHIFDISLHGFPYGMVKSCRRYWSKDIADRIVQLKNIRFENPMFSVRTTFNREDFTRLLTSDFGVDPAAVNDFFDTARGMNFYDDQTTTTRQLFDRFFPGREDVIRLLMEPITYANGSTLEDPAITYGIVFSNFMSKGVFIYEGGTDDLVSRMEKELKQNNVDIRIRCPVEKINVSGRRVQSVVVNGRTIRTRAVVSNANLRSTILDMVGSENLDSSFLDEAQAVRLNNSSTQVYMALKPGETVDPDSGDLLFTSTAPLFRTEALLSRDITSRTFSFYYPRTRPEGKQRHAIVSSTNANWSDWADLNEEEYAASKQDLIETTLDALDRYVPNIREKVDWVEAATPRTFNHYTQHQLGASFGTKFEGLGVSRALPQQVTGMYHAGSVGIIMSGWLGAMNYGVIVSNEVDQFLADGP, from the coding sequence ATGCCGCGAGATTTTCTGAAAGGCGCCCAAGACGAGTACGATGTTGTCGTGATCGGCAGCGGTTTGGGGGGCATGACGGCCGCCAACATTCTGGGACGGGCCGGACACCGCGTGCTGCTGCTCGAGCAGCACTACAAGCTGGGTGGCTTGGCGACTTGGTTTCGCCGACCAGGCGGACATATTTTCGATATCTCCCTGCACGGCTTTCCCTATGGGATGGTGAAAAGTTGTCGGCGGTACTGGAGCAAAGACATTGCCGACCGCATCGTGCAGCTGAAAAACATCCGCTTTGAAAATCCGATGTTCTCGGTCCGCACGACCTTCAACCGCGAAGACTTTACGCGGTTGCTGACCAGCGATTTCGGCGTCGACCCCGCCGCGGTCAACGACTTTTTCGATACCGCTCGGGGGATGAATTTCTACGACGACCAAACCACCACCACACGGCAATTGTTCGATCGCTTCTTCCCCGGACGCGAAGACGTGATTCGGCTGCTAATGGAACCGATCACCTACGCCAACGGTTCCACGCTGGAAGACCCGGCGATCACCTACGGCATCGTGTTCAGCAACTTCATGAGCAAGGGCGTGTTCATTTACGAAGGCGGCACGGACGACTTGGTCTCGCGGATGGAGAAGGAACTGAAGCAGAACAACGTCGACATCCGCATCCGTTGCCCGGTGGAAAAGATCAACGTATCGGGCCGGCGAGTACAGAGTGTGGTCGTTAATGGACGGACGATTCGCACTCGAGCGGTGGTCAGTAACGCCAACCTGCGTTCGACGATCCTGGATATGGTGGGCAGCGAAAACCTGGATTCATCGTTCCTTGATGAAGCTCAAGCGGTGCGGTTGAACAACAGCAGCACGCAGGTTTATATGGCGCTCAAGCCCGGCGAGACGGTGGATCCAGACAGTGGCGATTTGCTGTTCACCAGCACCGCGCCGCTGTTCCGCACCGAGGCGCTGCTAAGCCGTGACATCACCAGCCGCACGTTTAGCTTTTATTACCCGCGGACCCGGCCGGAAGGCAAGCAGCGGCACGCGATCGTGAGTAGTACCAACGCAAACTGGAGCGATTGGGCGGACTTAAATGAAGAGGAATACGCGGCCAGCAAACAGGATCTGATCGAAACCACCCTGGATGCACTCGACCGCTACGTACCCAACATCCGCGAAAAGGTGGACTGGGTCGAAGCCGCAACGCCGCGAACCTTCAACCACTACACCCAGCATCAATTGGGCGCCAGTTTCGGCACCAAGTTCGAAGGGCTGGGCGTCAGTCGCGCGCTGCCGCAACAGGTGACCGGCATGTACCACGCCGGCAGCGTGGGGATCATCATGAGCGGTTGGTTGGGCGCGATGAACTACGGCGTCATTGTCAGCAACGAAGTCGACCAGTTCTTGGCCGACGGCCCGTAG
- a CDS encoding CsbD family protein: MLNKQQLQDRWNELKVRLQDHWSQLSDGDLQRPRGTSDELVDVIQSKTGASRREIEHYISQLVEEDPTMSQRVAENAQEYTDSAQQYAEEAAREAARYAREGYQRAAHMSSDLSRKLAHTVRERPTESLAVAFGVGVVAGALLLFGRRGR; encoded by the coding sequence ATGTTGAACAAACAACAGCTTCAAGATCGCTGGAACGAATTAAAAGTTCGGCTCCAAGACCATTGGAGCCAGCTCAGCGATGGCGATCTCCAACGCCCTCGCGGCACGTCCGACGAATTGGTGGACGTGATTCAAAGCAAGACCGGCGCCTCCCGCCGGGAAATCGAACACTACATTTCACAACTGGTAGAGGAAGACCCAACGATGAGCCAACGAGTTGCCGAGAACGCCCAAGAATACACCGATTCCGCACAGCAGTACGCCGAAGAGGCGGCTCGGGAAGCCGCACGCTACGCCCGTGAAGGCTACCAACGTGCCGCCCACATGAGCAGTGATCTATCCCGCAAACTGGCTCATACCGTCCGCGAGCGACCGACCGAATCGCTGGCCGTGGCCTTTGGCGTCGGCGTCGTTGCCGGTGCGTTGTTGCTGTTCGGTCGCCGCGGTCGCTGA
- a CDS encoding phage holin family protein produces the protein MSNESAFKRVARDVTDLFELQMQLFAVDSQEAMRRVVKAVVLISVAAVISLAVVITLVLAAGWGVHEFTEWPLSLSMLTAAGGALLLGGLLGWMGYAALQRALALLNEPKRELTENLRWLKATILAPETSPRNQLRRESFHSRFRVSADNF, from the coding sequence ATGTCCAACGAATCCGCTTTCAAACGCGTAGCCCGCGATGTCACCGACTTGTTCGAACTGCAGATGCAATTGTTTGCAGTCGACAGCCAAGAAGCGATGCGGCGAGTCGTTAAAGCTGTAGTGCTGATCAGCGTTGCCGCCGTCATCTCCCTGGCCGTCGTGATCACCCTGGTGCTGGCTGCCGGCTGGGGTGTGCACGAATTCACCGAATGGCCACTCAGCCTTTCGATGCTGACCGCCGCCGGAGGTGCATTGCTGCTCGGCGGCCTGCTCGGTTGGATGGGCTACGCCGCGCTCCAACGTGCGCTCGCCTTGCTGAACGAACCCAAACGTGAATTGACCGAGAACCTGCGGTGGTTGAAGGCCACCATCCTGGCTCCCGAGACTTCGCCCCGGAACCAACTGCGTCGCGAGTCGTTCCACAGCCGTTTTCGTGTTTCCGCCGATAACTTTTAA